The genomic window TCTGCCGTGAGTTCTCTGCTACCGTTACACATTGTCGAGGGTCGAGGCTGGTTTAGACCTACACCTCTTCCGGTTATACTATATGTTGATGAACATGACGAAATGGGAACCAGAAAACTGCTGATGAAGCGGCTATATCGTGCCGACCGGCGTCCCTGCCTTCTCCGATATTGCCTCTCTGCATGGAGTATTCGCAGATCTATCCATATCAGTCTGAACTCCCACACCAGAGCGATTCCCCCCCGGCTGACgacctacctacctaggcagtCTAGTCTGGCCATCTCGCTCTTGAGCCTTCTGTTTGGGAACTTCCATGAGAGACATGTGCCCCATCATGTCGTCGACGGTGTCGATGGATGCTCCTCTATACGGGGGGTTGATGAAACACGCTGCAAGATTAACTTTGCGGCTTGCATCTATTCTCAGTTCTTATCTTATGGTTGTTGATTGAGCTTGATGTCGGTTCATGGTGGTACCGTGCTCGAAAATGTATCATAGGCTGTTGGCCCCGAGGTGGCCCGGGTGAGCCATCTCCGCGGACGGCAAGCCACGCCATAACTTGACCGTTGACGGTTTGAATGATGGTTGGCAGCGGAGGTGGCGGGCTGTTAATTTAAGCTTAGGATACTTGAGCGATGGCGGATGACATGGCCGTAGTTGTGGTTGCCATGAGCTCCTGGATGGTGGAATAGGGACGACTTTTACGACCGACGACCACTATTCATGATAAGGGGAGCATGAAAGGCCTAATCTGAGGCTACCATACATGACAGTCGCGGAATAGATTATAGACACACTTTTACGAATCTTCCAGTAAATGGCTCGAGGATCATGTCAGTTGCCACAAATATACCGAGCCGCCAGTCTCAGAGGATTTTGCCGGGTAGAGCAAGTCGAATAttttcaacaccaagcctcTCAAACCCGACGTAAACAGCATTTAATGAGCAGAATCATCAACAGCTTCCCACGCCGGCGTTAACTCAACCCCGATCCTCGCAAACTCCTCCCCAAACTGCAACAAGTCCCTCCACCTCGCCGGAATAGCCTCAACGCCATCCCTGGCTCCCAGCAAGCCGCCCGCCACCGCAGCATTCGTGTCAGTATCCCTCCCTATCCTCACCACATCAACCAGCACGTCCTCCAAGCTCCTCTTGTCCAAAACAGCGGCAACCGCCACCGCCAACGTCTCCAGCACATACCCGCTACAGCGGCCCTTCATCTCCGCCGCGTCAGGGCCATGGCTCGCCATCCGCTCGACGCTCACCCTCCTGCCCAGCTCGACGGCCTGCGAGACGAGCCCATTCCTGCCCTGCAGCCTCTCCGCCAGAACTAGcccggcctcgacggcgctcgccggcgccgtgcCCCGTatcagcgccgccacgatGCGATTGTACACGGCGCACGAGAGCGTGCACCTCTCGTCGTCGTGCGTGATGCTGCTGATCCGCACGCTCTCCCTCACCAGCCTATCCGGGTCGCGCTGGAACAGCCCCGTGGGCAAGCACCGCATCAGACTGCCGTTGCCGGCGCTCCCCCTCCCCGCGCCGCTGCGGTCGGGATCCCGCGTTGAGGAGAACTTGTCCAGCCCTGACATGGTCGCGGCTCCCATGTCCGCCGGCCGCGAGCCGGGCTTCCTGCCTGGCCAGTTGCCCGTGTACCAGTCTAGGAAGTTGTTTCCCGCCAGCACAGCGACGTCCTGGCCCGGCTTGCCGCGGGCGGCGCGGTATGCTAGCACCACGCCGCGCGTCATGTCTGTGTCGTCGGTGGCGTGGCCGGCGGGCCAGGAGAAGggcccgccgccgatgaTATCGCGAAGGCCGTGGGGGTAGCGGGTGCGTATTTGGGCGTGGGATTCGAACTCGACGCTGGCGCCGAGGGAGTCGCCCGcgtggagggcgaggagagcGCCTACTACTTTGGATTGGCGCCCTGTGAGGGCCGGTGTGGGCTTGACGGGCATCGCCATGTGTTCCTTGGAGCGTCTTGTATGTCTGTTTGTGTGTTTTGATGGGTGGTTGTTCAGGAGGGAATGGAGACGGGGCGAGGGGAAGGGCGACGAGGTATACCGAGTTGAGGTGGTTGCCTGCTGGGCATTGCGGCTGAGCGATGGTGGGATGACATGATTCTGTGAGCCTCTGAGACGAAAAGTACAATATTTTGACTGTTTATTCTCAGCGTGTCTTGAAGGCTGGGGATGGACTCGGTGCCGCTGGGAATCAATCGGTGCGAGTCTAACGCGGCCACGAATAAGAATTGTGTAAAGGTGCTTCTTGGAGTATCGAGATGAAGCCGCCGTTACGCTTCCAAAGCCCTCGCAACGGATTGACGCACACGCGGTGTAGAGGCGCCTTCAAAGTTGAAGTTTTGTAGAAAGATTTGTGGGTTcagtgtttttcttttttcctttttttttagaagGGTACCGTCTTGTTGGGGGTGAAATATGTAGTTGAATTACGTTGGATCACTTACCATGTGAGCGAGCATGTCCAAATGCAACAGGCATTGAATATGAGTTGACAGAATATATTCAATTATTTCCTTGTAGCATATCCCTGCAGTACTTGACATTCTCCATACCAAGAGTACTGTGCAGTAATCCTAGTATGAACCTGAAGCAACCGCGTAATCTCCCATCTAGATTGGCAGTATCAAgctccttctccatcttATATCTGCGACAAAGCCACTTTTTGGCCAGATTATTATTCCCCGCCAAGTCTGTCCAGGGTTGAGATACACTTAATGTTATCCATTCGGAGTGAGTCTATGCTTGTTCATCTAGTATACAGAAATGCGTTTATGCCAGTATCAGAGAACAGACCCCTACCGTTGACGGCGATATTCCAAGCAGATCTAAACAACAATACCGACCAGTCCCCCGTCTATTTTGTTACAATTGGTAAATTCTGTTATTGTACATTCCGAAAAGTATAAAGTTCATAATATGAAGGCACCTCCGAAGCTCGTTCTGCGGCTCAACAGCAATAACCGAGATTGGCACTTCGCTTCGACATCTGAGCCGACTCCCTGTCTTCGGAACAGATGTCTGCAGACCTGTGTGACCGGCGGATGGACTATCGTGCTATCAAAAGTCATGCCACTAGTCCCGTCTGTCGTCTGTCGTGTCACCGCACTAACATCTGCTCGCCTCGTGCTGTAGCCGCATCACAAACAAGGCATGGTAATACAGGCTGTTAAGCTTAGTGAGTCGTTCCCGTCAGAATGGCCTCGTTGCCGAACCGCATCACGGCACAATTGACGCGAAACCGGGAATCGGCCGAGACTCTCGGCCCGTATACCTCGCCTGGCAAAAGGTTGCCAGTGGTATTTTCGCCGGTAATCCGAGCATATCAAACCTCTGTCCTAGCAATCGCATCGCTGGTAATGGCGTGGAAATGGGACCACGTCCCGAACATTCGCCACACCTGTCAAATAGCTGAGCAAGCGATCAAAGCCTAGGCCAAATCCCCCATGCGGAGGACATCCCCAGCGTCTCAGGTCCAGATACCAGCCCAGGCCGCTGCTCCTgtcctgcttcttgccagGCACCTCTAATCCGTGTAACTTCATATTATCCTCAAGCTCGGATAAGCGATGCTCGCGCATTGAACCTCCAGCCAGCTCTCCAAGACTCGGTACTAGCAGATCGAAGCACTCGACCGTTTCGCCTTGTGGTGGGGACGATGCTGAGCGAAGCATGTAAAAGGCCTTGATCCCGCGGGGATACTGGGTGATAAAGACTGGGAGATAAGCATTGTTTGTCTTGTCAAACCCTATCTCCTTGGCTAGATATTTCTCATGCTCGGATTGAAGGCCACTGCCCCATATGGGTTTGTGCTCGAACTGGTTGGCAACAGGTTGTAGCCGCTCAATGGCTTCGGTGTAAGTTATTCTGGGCCACTGACTCGGAGAGACCAAGCCCGTCCACCGACGGTCGAGTTCTTCTTGCTCAACCAAGTCTGCAAAGGCAAGCCGTTCGGCGGGGTCTCGAGAGTCTAGTCTATTCTGCACGAGTTCATTTGCAGCCCGCAATCCTTTTAAGCCTTGCGCAAGATTCTTCAGCATACTCTGAACGAGATCCATAACCTCATTCATATCGTTAACAAAGCTCATCTCGGCTTCGAGCATGTAAAACTCGCTCAAGTGACGGGATGTGTCACTCTGTTCAGCTCTAAATGTGGGAGAGAGGGTCCACACGTCCCCAAGAGACTGTGCCAGGGCCTCAAGGTGAAGTTGAGTTGAGACGGTTAGATATTTGGGATCTCTGAAGAATTCCGCCTTTGAGCCAGTCTTGACGGTGAATGCTTCACCCGCGCCTTCGCAGTCAGAAGAGGTGATGATTGGAGGATGCGTCTGCTGAAACTTTTGGTTAAAAAAGAATTGAGTGAGAATGAAAGTAGCATCAGATCTTAGACGGAGGAGCGTGGAATTGAGTGGTGTCCGAGACCGTAGATGCGAAATGTAGCGCAAGCTCTCTGGGGTCTGATACTTGTTCTGGATTGGATAAGTCTTGGCAGACGCAATGTTAGCGTGCCACTTGATGGCGATCAGTATCAGATGGAATCGACTCACTTGCGGATCAGAAACGCCGAGGACTTTGACTTCGTCAACTTGGAGCTCTTGAATCGTTGGGGGTCTCCCAGCGCCTTGCTCCATCCCATCCGCTCCGGATACAGACTGAGTATGTTGAGAGGAGATATCTGAGACAGAAGATCCTTCTGTGCTGGGTTGCTTCATATCAGCTGCATTGTGCCACCGTCCCTGCAGACAAACAGCAGAACCAGGTCGTATGCTTTATCCAGGTTAGCATAGCAGACTGTGCAGAAGGATAGTTGTAGAGCAACTTACTCTGCTGCCAATGCCTTATTGACAACAACTTGGACCGGACGCATAGAGGATCCATCTGTAATGTCGACAAAACGGGCCCCTGAGCTCTTACGGACAGAGCGTACCCATCCGCACAGTTGGACATCCGGAACATTGGTTTCGGGATGCCAGGCCCTAAGATCTGCCACCGTTTTGATGAGCGGTTGGGACTCGCCAATAACCCTTGCGGAGTAACATCTCTGCCTGGAGCGCGAAATCTGTATGGTGTGGCGATGGCTCGCGAATCTTGGCAAGAGAGTCGACCTCATGACGCTGGCCTGGCACCAAGCAAGGTTGCCCAAATTTGCGCGGACAGACTCGGGTTGAGTTGCCGAATGGTGTCAATTACTCTCGTACACGCCACTCCAGATGGCTCTGGTCTATTGCTAGCCCCGAGTCACAAAGCGAAGGAGTGATAAAAGACATCAGGCAGCTCGGGGATGAGCCCAGGTTGTGAGAATTGACATGACTTTTGCGGACGGCAAGTCGATGTCCCTGGATGTGATGCGATCGGGTGGGTCAGAGCTGCAAGCGAAGGACCAACGCCAGGCACCGGGAGCAGGGCCGGAGACAGAGCCGGGACATATCCGGCCAGCGTCAAAGGGCCTGCTACATCATATCGCACATCAAGGTGCACGGCCGTGTCGCGTACCTGGCGACGCTGCAGCTTGGTAATAACTCGCTCGCACCTTCCCGCCATTGCGGTACGGGAGCTGCCACATCGCACCTGGACCGGGCATGTGTGGTTTTTGGTGTGATATGGAAAGAGCCTTGGGCCCTTGGCCACGCGACCCGTTCTTCTACACTGCCATTACAGTGCCACTACACGCCTAACACGCTACCATGCGTCTACTCTAAAGTCCCGCCATGGTCCCTTCATGGTCCCTCCATCGTCCCAGATGTCGTTTCCCATGCACTCGATGCCTACCgtacctactaagtacttagtagaTTACTTAGAGgtaagtactccgtaagtacctaggtaggtagtacGGTAGTACGCCCTTTGGCACTGGCTTTTCTTCGCTTGCCCTATCCCAGAACCAGATTGGACCTTGCACGACCAGCAATAAAGCGTCAATCGAGAAGGTGGGAAACCAGAGACGCGTCCACGCTCATCCATTCGTCTCCGTGCGCTGTACAAGATTGGGCAGCACCATTTCGACTCGAGCATCATCCCGTCGGGGCTCGTGGATCAACCTAATTTCTACCTCCCCCGCTTGTTTCACTGCTCACGAACACACAATCACCGCATTGGCCTGCTGGGCATGCTCCAACGGTCTTGAGGGGTCTTGGATGCGACTTCATCACATCCAGGTGCCGCCGAACGTCTCCTTACTGGCCTCTCTCATGTGTCTCTACCATGGCGAGTCGTGGTATTGGATACTCCATCTCGACCAACGCCCAACGCCCAGCTCTCAGCTCTCAGCTCTCAGTCCTCAACGGTGCTTATCATTGCCACCATGGCGAAGCTCCGGTCCTTATAATAGAGTGCCGAGGaaaagtactccgtacaaagtGCCGAGTACATTTTGGCAACCTGCTCGCAAGTCTTCCTGCGGCTGTGCCCTAATTTTGTCGTTTATCTTCCTTTGTGTCTTAATATGTCTCAGATCATTTCTCAACTGGGCTTACCACACGCCTGGCCCGCCGGTTGTCTTCGTGCCACagcctacggagtagtcccTTGGATATCGGCAATTAACAAATGCCAGCATGGAAGTCAAATAGTTCTCCCGAGTCTCCATATCTCCACACAAGTGTGGCTGCCAGATCCATGATAGTATTTTGTTGGACAAAGGCGAGATGAGGTGTCACAGATCGGACTGCTAACCAAGTGGCCGCTTTGCCGCGTAGCAATCATCCGGCTGAGCCCTCACTTCTGGCCTTGTCTTGCTACCAGGGTCTTATTCTCGGCTACCCTTGATGTGCCTGCCACCCACATCATCGATGTGGCCCTTGGGACTCAGCAATGCAGAGGCGAGGAGACGCCATCTCCGTGGGACTCTTATGTCTGAGATGTCTGCAGCTGCTTGGGCCCTGGGGTCCTTACCGCTGCAATGTATCAAGCGGAATCGCACCTACGACAGACGCAGTAAACAGCAATGCCGCCGCGACGTATTGTTCCGTGCTGTGAATGCAACCCCATGGGTCTTCAGCCTACCGGGACTTTGGTACCCTCGGGCTCGTGGTATTGCCAGCACTTTATGTCTTGCTGGCAAGACACCGTCTCCCCACCGTAGAATTAGGCAAGTCGAGCGACGCGGGTAAAACGGGCTGGAACCAGCTCTCGCTCTTTGTTGTCTACCGTCCAACTTCGTCTCGTCCTTCGTTTGTTGGCCAAGGTCATGTCTTCCATTCCTCGCCTCTAGATGAAGGTGTTCCAAACAAGTGATTCAGATCTTTCATTTATAGGGTCACACGAATTTGTCGAGCTACGCTCACGCTTATCGACCTCTCCTGAGCCCTATATGGCAATCCCTCAGAATAGCTTGGTCATTACGCCTTCATTGAGGTCCCGCCGAACAAGACGGCACTTGGAGCATATAAAGTCCGGCTTTTCGGCTTCACTCGTCCATGTATCAACTCACCACGAGTTCACATATGTGCACAGCTGAACATTGTCTCTCTGGCACCAATACATATTTGTCAATCTCAACTAAATACCAGCTTTCATTATGGCTCCGGGAGCAAAATCCAGCCGGGTAAAGCCGTCTGAGGTGGCAGCTGACACCAAGAGGCACTTCATCCCAATGGTTAATGCCAACTACGCCGAGATGTTTCCTCCGTACTCGATTTTGTACCGGCAGCCCGCCGAGCTCGCCATTATACGCCGGAATCTCAGCACCAACCCTCCTGTTTTCCGCATAGAAGCTGGAGACCCAGTTATGATTGCCATTAACCATGCCGCGGCTGACAGTCAGACCACTGAGGGCTCTAGAGTCAGAATTCCTTTTATCTGCGCTGCCAACGAACGCCGCCCCGGAGGGGATTGGGAAACGGGATGCTCTGGGTACGAAGAGAAGCTTTGCCGTCGAAGCAACCTTTCTGCAACGCTGAGCAGTCCTTGGCCAAACACACAAGTACCATCAAATTATCCTATTCCGTCTACTGGGGGTATTCTTTCTGATTCTGTTGTCGTTTATCGAGGACCCCATGATCATTACGAGAGATTTGGGCGCTTGTATGACTTGCCTGTTGTATCTGTCCCACCGACTCGATGGCCGAAGTTGAAAGAGAACGGGACTATGTACTCGTTTGCAGAAGAACGAGACATGATGAGAGAAAAGATTCGCGGCGCTCTTCGCGTCTGCCTTTACAACAACTATGATCGAGTTGTCGTGGGGGATTTTGGCCTGGGTAATAGCTGTCGGAATCCACCCCAGGAAGTTGCCGAACTCTGGCGGGATGTATTGCTCTTCGACCCAGACCTTCGGGGACAATTCAAATACGTTGTCTTTGCTTTTGAGGACCCTTCACAAAGTACTACACGCTTCATTTGGGACGAGATGGCAAGAAAGGACAAAAAGGGGGGAAgcagcaaggtcaagtcgcGTGGCAACGCCCCGACCCCTGCTGGATTCTCGCAAGGATCTTCTACCAATTTGGCAACAGATATGGCTATTTTCCAAATGGCCTTTGGCCACGCGGAGATTGTGCGTGTTCTCTCCGCTAGAGATCCACGCTATGGTCTAGACATGATTACAAGTTGAAGAATTGGAGTCTTTAAATGGGGATTATGCACACCGAAGAGCACTGCAGCAGGCGGGACTATCCTCAATACACCTGATATCGAACGGTGGCCATGCTCAACCACAGCTTGTTGTTTGAACTCTGTAATAGTCTTCGATTCTCAATGACATCTCTCTCCTTCTGCCCTTCTCTCTTGTTCTCCCCTTTTCGTCACCCTTGGCTGTTGCAACACTGGGAATGTTTCTCAAACTTTTGCCTCTGGCGACTAACGTCTAGGCGAGTCCAGTATGTTTGATATAAATGTCGGTAATTTGATTAACAaagacaaaaacaaaaacaagcGGGGTCACCACCGGCATACTCAGTCAAGACTGTTTAGTCGTGAATCGG from Metarhizium brunneum chromosome 2, complete sequence includes these protein-coding regions:
- the draG gene encoding ADP-ribosyl-[dinitrogen reductase] glycohydrolase, giving the protein MAMPVKPTPALTGRQSKVVGALLALHAGDSLGASVEFESHAQIRTRYPHGLRDIIGGGPFSWPAGHATDDTDMTRGVVLAYRAARGKPGQDVAVLAGNNFLDWYTGNWPGRKPGSRPADMGAATMSGLDKFSSTRDPDRSGAGRGSAGNGSLMRCLPTGLFQRDPDRLVRESVRISSITHDDERCTLSCAVYNRIVAALIRGTAPASAVEAGLVLAERLQGRNGLVSQAVELGRRVSVERMASHGPDAAEMKGRCSGYVLETLAVAVAAVLDKRSLEDVLVDVVRIGRDTDTNAAVAGGLLGARDGVEAIPARWRDLLQFGEEFARIGVELTPAWEAVDDSAH
- the SLM5 gene encoding Asparagine--tRNA ligase, which translates into the protein MRSTLLPRFASHRHTIQISRSRQRCYSARVIGESQPLIKTVADLRAWHPETNVPDVQLCGWVRSVRKSSGARFVDITDGSSMRPVQVVVNKALAADIRPGSAVCLQGRWHNAADMKQPSTEGSSVSDISSQHTQSVSGADGMEQGAGRPPTIQELQVDEVKVLGVSDPQTYPIQNKYQTPESLRYISHLRSRTPLNSTLLRLRSDATFILTQFFFNQKFQQTHPPIITSSDCEGAGEAFTVKTGSKAEFFRDPKYLTVSTQLHLEALAQSLGDVWTLSPTFRAEQSDTSRHLSEFYMLEAEMSFVNDMNEVMDLVQSMLKNLAQGLKGLRAANELVQNRLDSRDPAERLAFADLVEQEELDRRWTGLVSPSQWPRITYTEAIERLQPVANQFEHKPIWGSGLQSEHEKYLAKEIGFDKTNNAYLPVFITQYPRGIKAFYMLRSASSPPQGETVECFDLLVPSLGELAGGSMREHRLSELEDNMKLHGLEVPGKKQDRSSGLGWYLDLRRWGCPPHGGFGLGFDRLLSYLTGVANVRDVVPFPRHYQRCDC